A genomic stretch from Onychostoma macrolepis isolate SWU-2019 chromosome 02, ASM1243209v1, whole genome shotgun sequence includes:
- the LOC131524549 gene encoding protein NLRC3-like isoform X1, with translation MDDLIQDQSRCGACEQVLRDPVSITCGHFFCRQCISFYWDQSRLAEDFDCPLCRKRSRTRVVLQMDRVCYTPAALQVETGDLKRVKEKHKTSMKNKYESLFEGIKLQENETLLNRIYTQLYIIEGESDGVNEEHEVLQMEKTARTQLTQDTSIYCNDIFKASPEPECEEKDKLRVVLTKGIAGIGKTISVQKFILDWAEGKANQDIDFIFLLPFRELNLIQDNQYSLHRLLLDFHPELQDLGSQIYEECKVVFIFDGLDESRITLMFSDDQKVCDVTETSSVGALMSNLMKGELLASALIWITSRPAAANQIPSKYINRLTEIQGFNESQREEYFRKRISDQHQASRIISHIRRARSLHIMCHIPVFCWISSTVLQKLLKEDLSAEIPQTLTEMYIHFLLIQINMRNQKYEERDPEKLLQSNREVIVKLAEVAFKQLMKGNVMFYEEDLIESGIDVTDASVYSGICTEIFKEESVIHQRKVYSFIHLSIQEFFAAFHVFYCYLRSTTETLMVFDSMHNLHQGAIDKATESENGHLDLFLRFLLGISLESNQKLLQDLLTHTENSSENIRRTSQYIKEKINDGHGLSTERSINLFLCLLEVKDQSLSREIQEFVKSDKHSEKKLSPAQCSTIAYMLQMSEEALDEFDLNRYNTSDEGRRRLIPAVINCTKALLAGCNLTDQCCENLSSALQSSNSVLKELDLTNNDLQDSGVKLLCDGLKNPNCQLEILRLSGCMVTEEGCGFVSSALSSNPSHLRELDLSYNHPGQSGVQQLSDKLNDPNCSLQILNVDHGGDFRIRAGLQKYACSLTLDPNTVNTHLILSEGNRKATYVEELQSYPDHPERFEHHPQVLCGEGLTGRCYWEAEWSGRGTEISVTYKDISRKGGSDCRFGFNQKSWNLSSFYKRLTVCHNNDSTEISTPSCSNRVGVYLDWSAGTLSFYSVSDTHTLTHMHTFNTTFTELVYAGFGVYYGSPVSLC, from the exons ATGGATGATCTGATCCAGGACCAGTCCAGATGTGGAGCTTGTGAGCAGGTTCTAAGAGATCCGGTCTCTATCACGTGTGGACACTTTTTCTGCAGACAGTGCATCAGTTTCTACTGGGATCAGTCAAGACTAGCAGAGGACTTTGACTGTCCTCTGTGCAGAAAGAGATCTAGAACACGTGTTGTTCTACAGATGGACAGAGTCTGTTACACACCAGCAGCCCTGCAGGTGGAGACTGGAGACCTGAAAAGAGTCAAAGAAAAGCATAAAACCAGCATGAAGAACAAGTATGAGAGTTTATTTGAGGGAATCAAGCTCCAAGAGAATGAAACCCTCCTGAACAGGATCTACACACAGCTTTACATCATAGAAGGAGAGAGTGATGGGGTGAATGAAGAACATGaggttttacagatggagaaaacaGCCAGAACACAACTCACACAAGACACTTCCATCTACTGCAATGACATCTTTAAAGCCTCACCTGAACCAGAATGTGAGGAGAAAGACAAACTCAGGGTTGTTCTTACTAAAGGCATCGCTGGAATCGGAAAAACCatctctgtgcagaagttcattcTGGACTGGGCCGAGGGAAAAGCCAATCAGGATATAGATTTCATTTTTCTGCTTCCATTTCGTGAGCTGAACTTGATTCAAGATAATCAATATAGTCTTCACAGACTTCTACTGGACTTTCATCCTGAACTTCAAGATCTGGGCTCACAGATTTATGAAGAGTGTAAAGttgtgttcatctttgatggtctggatgaaagcAGAATCACACTGATGTTTTCAGATGATCAGAAAGTTTGTGATGTGACAGAGACTTCATCAGTGGGTGCGTTGATGTCAAACCTCATGAAAGGAGAGCTGCTtgcctctgctctcatctggatcacttccagaccagcagcagccaatcagatccctTCCAAATACATCAACCGTCTGACAGAAATTCAGGGATTCAATGAGTCTCAGAGGGAGGAatatttcaggaagagaatcagtgaCCAACATCAAGCCAGcagaatcatctcacacatcagaagagcaagaagcctccacatcatgtgccacatccctgtcttctgctggatctcaTCAACTGTGCTTCAGAAGCTCCTGAAGGAAGATCTGAGTGCAGAAATCCCtcaaactctgactgaaatgtaCATCCACTTTCTGCTGATTCAGATCAACATGAGGAATCAGAAGTATGAAGAGAGAGATCCAGAGAAACTCCTGCAGTCCAACAGAGAAGTGATTGTAAAACTTGCTGAAGTGgctttcaaacagctgatgaagggCAATGTGATGTTCTATGAGGAGGACCTGATTGAGAGCGGCATAGATGTCACTGACGCCTCAGTGTATTCTGGGATTTGCACTGAGATCTTCAAGGAGGAATCTGTGATTCATCAGAGGAAAGTCTACAGCTTCATTCATCTGAGCATTCAAGAGTTTTTCGCTGCTTTTCATGTGTTTTACTGCTATTTACGCAGTACAACAGAGACCCTTATGGTTTTTGATTCAATGCATAATCTTCATCAAGGAGCAATAGATAAAGCAACTGAGAGTGAGAATGGACATCTGGATTTGTTCCTGCGGTTCCTGCTGGGCATCTCATTGGAGTCCAATCAGAAACTCTTACAGGATCTattgacacacacagagaacagcTCAGAGAACATCAGGAGAACTTCACAGTACATTAAAGAGAAGATCAATGATGGACATGGACTCTCCACTGAAAgatccatcaatctgttcctCTGCCTGCTGGAAGTGAAAGATCAGAGTTTGTCCAGAGAAATTCAGGAGTTTGTGAAATCAGACAAACACTCAGAGAAGAAGCTCTCTCCTGCTCAATGCTCAACGATCGCCTACATGCTTCAGATGTCAGAGGAGGCGCTGGATGAGTTTGATCTGAATAGATACAACACATCAGATGAGGGTAGAAGAAGACTGATACCAGCTGTGATCAACTGCACAAAAGCTTT ACTCGCTGGCTGTAATCTTACTGATCAGTGTTGTGAGAATCTATCATCAGCTCTACAATCCTCAAACTCTGTCCTAAAAGAACTGGACCTGACtaacaatgacctgcaggacTCTGGTGTGAAGCTTCTCTGTGATGGATTGAAGAATCCAAACTGTCAGCTAGAAATATTAAG gttgtctggctgtatggtgacagaggaaggctgtggttttgtgtcttcagctctgagttcaaacccttcacacctgagagagctggatctgagctacaatcaccCAGGACAATCAGGAGTCCAGCAACTCAGTGACAAACTGAACGATCCAAACTGCTCACTGCAGATACTCAA tGTGGATCATGGAGGAGATTTTAGGATTAGAGCAGGACTGCAAAAAT ATGCCTGTAGTCTCACACTAGATCCAAACACAGTAAACACCCATCTAATTCTGTCTGAGGGAAACAGAAAGGCAACTTATGTGGAAGAGCTGCAGTcatatcctgatcatccagagagaTTTGAGCACCATCCTCAGGTTCTGTGTGGAGAGGGTCTGACTGGACGCTGTTATTGGGAGGCTGAATGGAGCGGGAGAGGGACAGAAATATCAGTGACATACAAAGATATCAGCAGGAAAGGAGGAAGTGACTGCAGGTTTGGATTCAATCAAAAGTCCTGGAATCTGAGCAGTTTTTATAAGAGACTCACTGTCTGTCACAATAATGACAGCACTGAGATATCAACCCCTTCATGCTCTAATCGAGTAGGTGTGTATCTGGACTGGTCTGCTGgtactctgtccttctacagtgtctctgacacacacacactcactcacatgCACACATTCAACACCACATTCACTGAACTCGTCTATGCTGGGTTTGGGGTTTATTATGGTTCCCCAGTTTCTCTGTGCTAG
- the LOC131524549 gene encoding protein NLRC3-like isoform X2 — protein sequence MDDLIQDQSRCGACEQVLRDPVSITCGHFFCRQCISFYWDQSRLAEDFDCPLCRKRSRTRVVLQMDRVCYTPAALQVETGDLKRVKEKHKTSMKNKYESLFEGIKLQENETLLNRIYTQLYIIEGESDGVNEEHEVLQMEKTARTQLTQDTSIYCNDIFKASPEPECEEKDKLRVVLTKGIAGIGKTISVQKFILDWAEGKANQDIDFIFLLPFRELNLIQDNQYSLHRLLLDFHPELQDLGSQIYEECKVVFIFDGLDESRITLMFSDDQKVCDVTETSSVGALMSNLMKGELLASALIWITSRPAAANQIPSKYINRLTEIQGFNESQREEYFRKRISDQHQASRIISHIRRARSLHIMCHIPVFCWISSTVLQKLLKEDLSAEIPQTLTEMYIHFLLIQINMRNQKYEERDPEKLLQSNREVIVKLAEVAFKQLMKGNVMFYEEDLIESGIDVTDASVYSGICTEIFKEESVIHQRKVYSFIHLSIQEFFAAFHVFYCYLRSTTETLMVFDSMHNLHQGAIDKATESENGHLDLFLRFLLGISLESNQKLLQDLLTHTENSSENIRRTSQYIKEKINDGHGLSTERSINLFLCLLEVKDQSLSREIQEFVKSDKHSEKKLSPAQCSTIAYMLQMSEEALDEFDLNRYNTSDEGRRRLIPAVINCTKALLAGCNLTDQCCENLSSALQSSNSVLKELDLTNNDLQDSGVKLLCDGLKNPNCQLEILRLSGCMVTEEGCGFVSSALSSNPSHLRELDLSYNHPGQSGVQQLSDKLNDPNCSLQILKCL from the exons ATGGATGATCTGATCCAGGACCAGTCCAGATGTGGAGCTTGTGAGCAGGTTCTAAGAGATCCGGTCTCTATCACGTGTGGACACTTTTTCTGCAGACAGTGCATCAGTTTCTACTGGGATCAGTCAAGACTAGCAGAGGACTTTGACTGTCCTCTGTGCAGAAAGAGATCTAGAACACGTGTTGTTCTACAGATGGACAGAGTCTGTTACACACCAGCAGCCCTGCAGGTGGAGACTGGAGACCTGAAAAGAGTCAAAGAAAAGCATAAAACCAGCATGAAGAACAAGTATGAGAGTTTATTTGAGGGAATCAAGCTCCAAGAGAATGAAACCCTCCTGAACAGGATCTACACACAGCTTTACATCATAGAAGGAGAGAGTGATGGGGTGAATGAAGAACATGaggttttacagatggagaaaacaGCCAGAACACAACTCACACAAGACACTTCCATCTACTGCAATGACATCTTTAAAGCCTCACCTGAACCAGAATGTGAGGAGAAAGACAAACTCAGGGTTGTTCTTACTAAAGGCATCGCTGGAATCGGAAAAACCatctctgtgcagaagttcattcTGGACTGGGCCGAGGGAAAAGCCAATCAGGATATAGATTTCATTTTTCTGCTTCCATTTCGTGAGCTGAACTTGATTCAAGATAATCAATATAGTCTTCACAGACTTCTACTGGACTTTCATCCTGAACTTCAAGATCTGGGCTCACAGATTTATGAAGAGTGTAAAGttgtgttcatctttgatggtctggatgaaagcAGAATCACACTGATGTTTTCAGATGATCAGAAAGTTTGTGATGTGACAGAGACTTCATCAGTGGGTGCGTTGATGTCAAACCTCATGAAAGGAGAGCTGCTtgcctctgctctcatctggatcacttccagaccagcagcagccaatcagatccctTCCAAATACATCAACCGTCTGACAGAAATTCAGGGATTCAATGAGTCTCAGAGGGAGGAatatttcaggaagagaatcagtgaCCAACATCAAGCCAGcagaatcatctcacacatcagaagagcaagaagcctccacatcatgtgccacatccctgtcttctgctggatctcaTCAACTGTGCTTCAGAAGCTCCTGAAGGAAGATCTGAGTGCAGAAATCCCtcaaactctgactgaaatgtaCATCCACTTTCTGCTGATTCAGATCAACATGAGGAATCAGAAGTATGAAGAGAGAGATCCAGAGAAACTCCTGCAGTCCAACAGAGAAGTGATTGTAAAACTTGCTGAAGTGgctttcaaacagctgatgaagggCAATGTGATGTTCTATGAGGAGGACCTGATTGAGAGCGGCATAGATGTCACTGACGCCTCAGTGTATTCTGGGATTTGCACTGAGATCTTCAAGGAGGAATCTGTGATTCATCAGAGGAAAGTCTACAGCTTCATTCATCTGAGCATTCAAGAGTTTTTCGCTGCTTTTCATGTGTTTTACTGCTATTTACGCAGTACAACAGAGACCCTTATGGTTTTTGATTCAATGCATAATCTTCATCAAGGAGCAATAGATAAAGCAACTGAGAGTGAGAATGGACATCTGGATTTGTTCCTGCGGTTCCTGCTGGGCATCTCATTGGAGTCCAATCAGAAACTCTTACAGGATCTattgacacacacagagaacagcTCAGAGAACATCAGGAGAACTTCACAGTACATTAAAGAGAAGATCAATGATGGACATGGACTCTCCACTGAAAgatccatcaatctgttcctCTGCCTGCTGGAAGTGAAAGATCAGAGTTTGTCCAGAGAAATTCAGGAGTTTGTGAAATCAGACAAACACTCAGAGAAGAAGCTCTCTCCTGCTCAATGCTCAACGATCGCCTACATGCTTCAGATGTCAGAGGAGGCGCTGGATGAGTTTGATCTGAATAGATACAACACATCAGATGAGGGTAGAAGAAGACTGATACCAGCTGTGATCAACTGCACAAAAGCTTT ACTCGCTGGCTGTAATCTTACTGATCAGTGTTGTGAGAATCTATCATCAGCTCTACAATCCTCAAACTCTGTCCTAAAAGAACTGGACCTGACtaacaatgacctgcaggacTCTGGTGTGAAGCTTCTCTGTGATGGATTGAAGAATCCAAACTGTCAGCTAGAAATATTAAG gttgtctggctgtatggtgacagaggaaggctgtggttttgtgtcttcagctctgagttcaaacccttcacacctgagagagctggatctgagctacaatcaccCAGGACAATCAGGAGTCCAGCAACTCAGTGACAAACTGAACGATCCAAACTGCTCACTGCAGATACTCAA ATGCCTGTAG
- the LOC131525905 gene encoding oxysterol-binding protein-related protein 1 — protein sequence MSGDSSQGDKTQCNGVKNHRSALPAAMFPRNNVSMWSVLKKCIGMELSKITMPVIFNEPLSFLQRLTEYMEHTYLIQKASASQDSIHRMKCVAAFAVSAVASQWERTGKPFNPLLGETYELLREDLGFRWVSEQVSHHPPVSAFHVEGIKNDFMFHGSVYPKLKFWGKSVEAEPRGIISLELPLHNEAYTWTNPTCCVHNIIMGQLWIEQYGNVEIINHKTGERCCLTFKPCGIFGKELHKVEGYILDKSKKKICALYGKWTECLYSVDPATFDAHRKSDTKRSEKDRKGSTQSNNADEEPDEMPPPEAETVQVIPGSELIWRISPRPHNSGKYYAFTSFALQLNELDTEMERVLPQTDCRLRPDIRALENGDIDAASAEKNRLEEKQRTARKNRSKSDEEWKIRWFHQGPNPYTGAPDWLYTGGYWDRNYSHLPDIY from the exons ATGTCAGGGGACAGTAGCCAGGGTGACAAAACCCAGTGCAATGGAGTCAAAAATCACAG GTCAGCTCTTCCTGCTGCAATGTTCCCACGAAACAATGTCAGTATGTGGAGCGTTCTCAAAAAATGCATTGGGATG GAACTGTCTAAAATCACAATGCCAGTGATTTTTAATGAGCCTTTGAGTTTTCTTCAGAGATTGACTGAATACATGGAGCACACATACCTCATCCAGAAGGCCAGCGCTTCACAAGACTCCATCCACAGAATGaag tgTGTGGCAGCTTTTGCTGTGTCAGCTGTGGCCTCACAGTGGGAGAGGACGGGAAAACCCTTCAACCCGCTGCTCGGAGAAACCTACGAGCTGCTCAG AGAGGATCTGGGGTTCAGATGGGTCTCTGAGCAGGTCAGTCATCATCCACCGGTCAGTGCCTTCCACGTCGAGGGCATTAAGAACGACTTCATGTTTCATGGCTCCGTTTACCCAAAACTCAAATTCTGGGGAAAGAGTGTGGAGGCCGAACCGCGTGGAATCATCAGCCTAGAGCTTCCTCT ccACAATGAAGCCTACACCTGGACCAACCCGACCTGCTGTGTTCATAACATTATCATGGGACAACTGTGGATTGAGCAATATGGAAATGTTGAAATTATTAATCATAA AACTGGGGAAAGATGTTGTTTGACTTTCAAGCCGTGTGGCATCTTTGGAAAAGAGTTACATAAAGTGGAAGGATACATTCTTGATAAAAG CAAAAAAAAGATCTGTGCTCTGTATGGCAAGTGGACGGAGTGTTTGTATTCTGTGGATCCAGCGACATTTGATGCTCACAGAAAATCTGACACAAAGCGCTCTGAGAAGGACAGGAAGGGAAGCACACAG AGCAATAATGCGGATGAGGAGCCGGATGAAATGCCTCCTCCAGAAGCCGAGACAGTGCAGGTGATTCCAGGGAGTGAGCTGATCTGGAGGATATCACCGCGGCCACATAACTCCGGAAAA tACTATGCTTTCACATCATTCGCTCTGCAGTTGAATGAGCTGGACACAGAGATGGAGCGAGTTCTTCCACAGACAGACTGTCGTCTGAGACCTGATATCAGAGCCCTGGAGAATGGAGACATAG ATGCAGCCAGTGCAGAGAAGAACAGACTGGAGGAAAAACAACGAACGGCTCGGAAAAATCGCTCCAAATCAGACGAGGAATGGAAAATAAG GTGGTTTCATCAGGGGCCAAACCCTTACACCGGAGCCCCAGACTGGCTCTACACCGGCGGCTACTGGGACAGGAACTACTCACACCTGCCTGACATATACTGA